A portion of the Thalassophryne amazonica unplaced genomic scaffold, fThaAma1.1, whole genome shotgun sequence genome contains these proteins:
- the LOC117505621 gene encoding gastrula zinc finger protein XlCGF57.1-like isoform X2, with protein MQQLLEKKHVLPEQLEWNGSPDQKDSEPLKSKETQEELWSKDEDKPQSSQLQQTQKDESTEVELLTSNSTKPGTLKTEADGDDCRGSEPARDSGPCSHLQPHPDDMQQLLPVKEQQIFHEYQEWKLNVDEEDIKEEQDKLCISQQGQQFQQETDEKPQSSQVHQGQSDKSTEAESAASGLTAHRTLTAQAEAEDNGGPQPANSGPNSHLQPDTNDRSSDSSDCETDNSCERKQTRELHSGFNCQANNSVSKRQRRRQASEKPFDCSECGKTFGHKSNLLKHIRIHKGEKPFDCSDCGKRFGYKDDLNKHMRVHNGEKPFDCSDCGKRFALKGNLITHMRIHTGEKPFDCSDCGKRFGQKGGLIIHMRIHTGEKPFDCSDCGKRFGLKANLISHMRIHTGEKPFSCSDCGKWFKHKASLISHIRIHTGQKPFSCSDCGKRFRHRGSLNTHMMIHTGQKPFLCFECGKRFGQKAKLIRHMKIHTENEPFRS; from the exons atgcagcagctATTAGAGAAAAAACATGTTCTTCCTGAGCAGCTGGAATGGAATGGCAGTCCAGATCAGAAGGATTCAGAGCCTCTAAAGAGTAAAGAGACACAGGAGGAACTTTGG AGTAAGGATGAAGATAAAccacagtcatcacagcttcaacaAACCCAGAAAGACGAGAGCACAGAAGTGGAGCTTCTCACCAGCAACTCAACTAAACCTGGAACACTGAaaacagaagctgatggagatgaCTGTAGAGGGTCAGAACCAGCCAGAGACTCAGGTCCATGCAGTCATCTACAACCACATCCTGATG acatgcagcagttGTTGCCAGTTAAAGAACAACAAATTTTCCATGAATACCAGGAGTGGAAACTGAATGTTGacgaggaggacattaaagaggaacaagaCAAACTATGTATCAGTCAGCAGGGACAGCAGTTTCAGCAGGAGACTGATGAAAAACCGCAGTCATCACAGGTTCATCAAGGCCAAAGTGacaagagcacagaggctgagtctGCAGCCAGTGGcttgactgcacacagaacactgacagcacagGCTGAAGCAGAGGACAATGGAGGGCCACAACCAGCCAACtcgggtccaaacagtcatttacaaccagataccaatgacaggagttcagacagttctgattGTGAGACTGACAACAGTTGTGAACGGaagcagaccagagaacttcattcAGGTTTTAACTGCCAGGCAAATAACAGTGTCTCAAAACGACAAAGAAGAAGGCAAGCAAGTgaaaaaccatttgactgttcggAATGTGGTAAAACATTTGGACATAAGAGCAATCTGCTCAAACACATAAGAATTCATAAAGGGGAGAAACCTTTTGACTGTTCTGATTGTGGGAAAAGATTTGGATATAAGGATGATTTGAACAAACACATGAGAGTTCATaatggagagaaaccatttgactgttctgatTGTGGGAAAAGATTTGCACTTAAAGGGAATCTAAtaacacacatgagaattcatacaggagagaaaccatttgactgttctgattgtggtaaaagatttggacagaagGGGGGTCTGATtatacacatgagaattcatacaggagagaaacctttTGACTGTTCTGATTGTGGTAAACGTTTTGGACTTAAGGCAAATCTAAtatcacacatgagaattcatacaggagagaaaccattcagCTGTTCTGATTGTGGAAAATGGTTTAAACACAAGGCCAGTCTGATCTCACACATAAGGATTCATACGGGTCAGAAACCATTCAGCTGTTCTgattgtggtaaaagatttagacACAGAGGcagtctgaacacacacatgatgattcatacgGGCCAGAAACCGTTTTTGTGttttgagtgtggtaaaagatttggacaaaaggccaAACTGATcagacacatgaaaattcatacagAAAATGAACCGTTTCGCTCTTAG
- the LOC117505621 gene encoding zinc finger protein 16-like isoform X3, which yields MQQLLEKKHVLPEQLEWNGSPDQKDSEPLKSKETQEELWVSQEGKQLLGLEEADITKFPFTVVSVKSKDEDKPQSSQLQQTQKDESTEVELLTSNSTKPGTLKTEADGDDCRGSEPARDSGPCSHLQPHPDDMQQLLPVKEQQIFHEYQEWKLNVDEEDIKEEQDKLCISQQGQQFQQETDEKPQSSQVHQGQSDKSTEAESAASGLTAHRTLTAQAEAEDNGGPQPANSGPNSHLQPDTNDRSSDSSDCETDNSCERKQTRELHSGFNCQANNSVSKRQRRRQASEKPFDCSECGKTFGHKSNLLKHMRIHTGEKPFDCSDCGKRFGQKGGLIIHMRIHTGEKPFDCSDCGKRFGLKANLISHMRIHTGEKPFSCSDCGKWFKHKASLISHIRIHTGQKPFSCSDCGKRFRHRGSLNTHMMIHTGQKPFLCFECGKRFGQKAKLIRHMKIHTENEPFRS from the exons atgcagcagctATTAGAGAAAAAACATGTTCTTCCTGAGCAGCTGGAATGGAATGGCAGTCCAGATCAGAAGGATTCAGAGCCTCTAAAGAGTAAAGAGACACAGGAGGAACTTTGGGTAAGTCAGGAGGGAAAGCAGCTTCTTGGACTGGAAGAGGCTGACATCACTAAGTTCCCTTTCACTGTTGTCTCTGTGAAGAGTAAGGATGAAGATAAAccacagtcatcacagcttcaacaAACCCAGAAAGACGAGAGCACAGAAGTGGAGCTTCTCACCAGCAACTCAACTAAACCTGGAACACTGAaaacagaagctgatggagatgaCTGTAGAGGGTCAGAACCAGCCAGAGACTCAGGTCCATGCAGTCATCTACAACCACATCCTGATG acatgcagcagttGTTGCCAGTTAAAGAACAACAAATTTTCCATGAATACCAGGAGTGGAAACTGAATGTTGacgaggaggacattaaagaggaacaagaCAAACTATGTATCAGTCAGCAGGGACAGCAGTTTCAGCAGGAGACTGATGAAAAACCGCAGTCATCACAGGTTCATCAAGGCCAAAGTGacaagagcacagaggctgagtctGCAGCCAGTGGcttgactgcacacagaacactgacagcacagGCTGAAGCAGAGGACAATGGAGGGCCACAACCAGCCAACtcgggtccaaacagtcatttacaaccagataccaatgacaggagttcagacagttctgattGTGAGACTGACAACAGTTGTGAACGGaagcagaccagagaacttcattcAGGTTTTAACTGCCAGGCAAATAACAGTGTCTCAAAACGACAAAGAAGAAGGCAAGCAAGTgaaaaaccatttgactgttcggAATGTGGTAAAACATTTGGACATAAGAGCAATCTGCTCAAACAC atgagaattcatacaggagagaaaccatttgactgttctgattgtggtaaaagatttggacagaagGGGGGTCTGATtatacacatgagaattcatacaggagagaaacctttTGACTGTTCTGATTGTGGTAAACGTTTTGGACTTAAGGCAAATCTAAtatcacacatgagaattcatacaggagagaaaccattcagCTGTTCTGATTGTGGAAAATGGTTTAAACACAAGGCCAGTCTGATCTCACACATAAGGATTCATACGGGTCAGAAACCATTCAGCTGTTCTgattgtggtaaaagatttagacACAGAGGcagtctgaacacacacatgatgattcatacgGGCCAGAAACCGTTTTTGTGttttgagtgtggtaaaagatttggacaaaaggccaAACTGATcagacacatgaaaattcatacagAAAATGAACCGTTTCGCTCTTAG
- the LOC117505621 gene encoding gastrula zinc finger protein XlCGF57.1-like isoform X1, with protein sequence MQQLLEKKHVLPEQLEWNGSPDQKDSEPLKSKETQEELWVSQEGKQLLGLEEADITKFPFTVVSVKSKDEDKPQSSQLQQTQKDESTEVELLTSNSTKPGTLKTEADGDDCRGSEPARDSGPCSHLQPHPDDMQQLLPVKEQQIFHEYQEWKLNVDEEDIKEEQDKLCISQQGQQFQQETDEKPQSSQVHQGQSDKSTEAESAASGLTAHRTLTAQAEAEDNGGPQPANSGPNSHLQPDTNDRSSDSSDCETDNSCERKQTRELHSGFNCQANNSVSKRQRRRQASEKPFDCSECGKTFGHKSNLLKHIRIHKGEKPFDCSDCGKRFGYKDDLNKHMRVHNGEKPFDCSDCGKRFALKGNLITHMRIHTGEKPFDCSDCGKRFGQKGGLIIHMRIHTGEKPFDCSDCGKRFGLKANLISHMRIHTGEKPFSCSDCGKWFKHKASLISHIRIHTGQKPFSCSDCGKRFRHRGSLNTHMMIHTGQKPFLCFECGKRFGQKAKLIRHMKIHTENEPFRS encoded by the exons atgcagcagctATTAGAGAAAAAACATGTTCTTCCTGAGCAGCTGGAATGGAATGGCAGTCCAGATCAGAAGGATTCAGAGCCTCTAAAGAGTAAAGAGACACAGGAGGAACTTTGGGTAAGTCAGGAGGGAAAGCAGCTTCTTGGACTGGAAGAGGCTGACATCACTAAGTTCCCTTTCACTGTTGTCTCTGTGAAGAGTAAGGATGAAGATAAAccacagtcatcacagcttcaacaAACCCAGAAAGACGAGAGCACAGAAGTGGAGCTTCTCACCAGCAACTCAACTAAACCTGGAACACTGAaaacagaagctgatggagatgaCTGTAGAGGGTCAGAACCAGCCAGAGACTCAGGTCCATGCAGTCATCTACAACCACATCCTGATG acatgcagcagttGTTGCCAGTTAAAGAACAACAAATTTTCCATGAATACCAGGAGTGGAAACTGAATGTTGacgaggaggacattaaagaggaacaagaCAAACTATGTATCAGTCAGCAGGGACAGCAGTTTCAGCAGGAGACTGATGAAAAACCGCAGTCATCACAGGTTCATCAAGGCCAAAGTGacaagagcacagaggctgagtctGCAGCCAGTGGcttgactgcacacagaacactgacagcacagGCTGAAGCAGAGGACAATGGAGGGCCACAACCAGCCAACtcgggtccaaacagtcatttacaaccagataccaatgacaggagttcagacagttctgattGTGAGACTGACAACAGTTGTGAACGGaagcagaccagagaacttcattcAGGTTTTAACTGCCAGGCAAATAACAGTGTCTCAAAACGACAAAGAAGAAGGCAAGCAAGTgaaaaaccatttgactgttcggAATGTGGTAAAACATTTGGACATAAGAGCAATCTGCTCAAACACATAAGAATTCATAAAGGGGAGAAACCTTTTGACTGTTCTGATTGTGGGAAAAGATTTGGATATAAGGATGATTTGAACAAACACATGAGAGTTCATaatggagagaaaccatttgactgttctgatTGTGGGAAAAGATTTGCACTTAAAGGGAATCTAAtaacacacatgagaattcatacaggagagaaaccatttgactgttctgattgtggtaaaagatttggacagaagGGGGGTCTGATtatacacatgagaattcatacaggagagaaacctttTGACTGTTCTGATTGTGGTAAACGTTTTGGACTTAAGGCAAATCTAAtatcacacatgagaattcatacaggagagaaaccattcagCTGTTCTGATTGTGGAAAATGGTTTAAACACAAGGCCAGTCTGATCTCACACATAAGGATTCATACGGGTCAGAAACCATTCAGCTGTTCTgattgtggtaaaagatttagacACAGAGGcagtctgaacacacacatgatgattcatacgGGCCAGAAACCGTTTTTGTGttttgagtgtggtaaaagatttggacaaaaggccaAACTGATcagacacatgaaaattcatacagAAAATGAACCGTTTCGCTCTTAG